The sequence below is a genomic window from Saccopteryx leptura isolate mSacLep1 chromosome 10, mSacLep1_pri_phased_curated, whole genome shotgun sequence.
TATATTCACTTGACAAACATCAATCAGCTTTAGTCCTTACAGCAACCCTGTGCACAGGTTCGATTACTTTCATCTCACagttgaggaaactaaggctcagaaagtCAACAAGTCTACCCTGGGCTACACAGTAGCAGGTGGCCAGGGTTCATCTAACACCAGAACTCTTGCCCTTCAACTGTGCCTAGGGTAATGGGCAAGATTGTGACCAGCTCTGACCAAATCCCCCACCCATCCCTACAGCCTCAATGTACTCAGAGATCCAGAGGGAGCGGGCGGACATTGGTGGCCTGATGGCCCGGCCCGAGTACAGAGAATGGAACCCGGAGCTCATCAAGCCCAAGAAGCTGCTAAACCCCGTGAAGGCTTCCCGGAGCCACCAGGAGCTGCACCGGGAGCTGCTCATGAACCACAGAAGGTGGGACTTGGCTGCCTCAGCCTGGCAAGCACCTCTCAGGCCTGCTGGGGCTTGATAAGGTGCCTCCCATGGAAAGCAGGAGGGGTTGGTAATTCTGGGACTCTGGGAAGCTTGAGGAGGGCTGGGGGTACCCCACATGGTCACCAACAGAAACTGTGAAAGTCCAAAAGCCCTGTTCTCCTACCCACCTACCTACTTTGTGCCTGCATTGCACATacattcactgagcacctactatgtgccagaccctAAATGTACAAGAAGGAACAGCCTTACCCTAGCAGAGGGGATGAATACAAAACCAGTGGTATGATGGGTGCTTTGATGGTGATGTTCCCATAGGTTGGATGAGCATGTGCAGAGGGACAGGAGACACAAGTTGCTGTGTGGCTGGCACATAAATGTGATGCAGGTCAGAGGAACCATGTGGTGTCCTGGGAAGGGTCTTGAGCAGGACTGTCTAGGAGATGCAGTGAGAGACAGGCCTGGGTGACAGGGTTAGAACTAGGCAACCAAGGGAatgtgaggggagagggaagctGAGCTGCCGTCCACTCTGGGGCTTAGGAAATAGTCCCTATTCACCAGTGCCAGAGTGAAGGCCACAGCGCCTTCGCAGCTCCCTCTCCTGGCCGCTTCTAGTATGGGTGCAGGCTGtgattttcattcttgttttctgCTGTGTGTAAAGGACGTTCCAGGACATAACATTTtctgtttgtgtgtttattttcttcttagtaTATCATGAGTATTTCTCTGGTTGCCTTTTAGAGTCATCTCTTTTAATGTCAAAAAGCATCATCGCAGTTTGTTTAAAATCCTTAAAAAGTAGgggaaatatttgcaatataaagaacagacaaaaattaatataaacataCCTCTCATAAATccataataaaaaatgaacaaaagatagaTATAAATAGTTCACAAAAGAGGAAATTCAAATAGCTTGCAAACATCCCAAAGGCTGTTTGACGTGATTAATaaccaaagaaacaaatgaaaaccagATATTATTTCTTGCCTACCAAACTCTCAAATACAAAAGGATTAGGTGGTGATGGTGCTGACAGAAGTGTAAATTGGATAACCTTTTCTAAGGGGCAGACAGAAACGTGTCCAAATCTTTTAAAAGAGCCTGACCCAACAGTTCCTCCCCTAGGAACACATCTAgatgaaataaactgaaaaaaggccctggccgattggctcactggtagagcccCGCGTGGagtgtcccgggtttgattcccagccaggacacacaggagaagcgcccatctgcttctccacccctccccctctcgcttctcactctctctctctctcttctccttgcccTTGgcacaagttggccccgggcactgaggatggctcatggccgctaaaaaaaaaaaatggctcaatGGAGCaagggacccagatgggcagagcatcgccccctggtgggcgtgccgagtggatcccggtcgaggcacatgcaggagtctgtccctgcctccccttctctcagtgAAATAAAGGGTAAATAAAAAAGtcctaataataataacaacctgAAAAACATGAAACCTGGTCTCTATGGTCAGACAGGCCTGTCCTCATTGAGCCCCTTCATAGCTGTGACTTGGACCAGAGTCCTAGAAAGCCTCACTTTCCTTCTCTGTATAATGGGGACAGTAAGATCCACCACACCTCACTCCCAGGGGCTGTAGGTTGGTGTCACTACAGGGTGTAGCCCTGAGACTGGGATGGGGGGAGTTTGGAGTCTTCTGATGGCTCCCACTCACCCCAGGGGCCTGGGCGTGGACAGCAAGCCGGAGCTGCAGCGGGTCCTCGAGCACCGCAGGAGGAACCAGCTCATCAAGAAGAAGATGGAGGAGCTGGAGGCCAAGCGGCTACAGTGCCCCTTTGAGCAGGAGCTGTTGAGACGGCAGCAGAGGCTGAACCAGGTGAGTGAGGCGCACCCAGCTCCGGCAGTGCCTCCTCCAAGAATGTCTCTTGGCCCAAAGAAGAGCTTTGCATCTGACCACAGCTGGCAAGTTGAGCAAAATGAGGACTGGACCATGAGTTCAACCCTGGCCCAAATCCTCACTGCCACTCACTttgctatgtgactttgggctgTGGCCTCCCCTCTCTGAACCTATTTCCTCATCGGCCCAATCTATTGCACGGTGGTTCTgattttttattctgatgttaTTCTCACAATTGCCCTGTGAATCAGGTGgcattcccattttagagatgaggaacctgaggccCAGATGAGGCAAGCAATTTGAACTAGGCTTCACAGGGGAAGCTTAGTCTCCTGTTCTGTCCCCTCAGCTAACAAGCTGGTGGCAAAACTGATCCCTGGTTCTGTTTCCTTAGAGAGGACCCTTGGTTCAAACCCAGTGGCTTTTGAGACTTGAAATTTCCCTGGCCCCACCCACTTcacacctctcctctctccttcagcTGGAAAAGCCACCGGAACAGGAAGAAGACCATGCCCCCGAATTTGTTAAAGTCAGGGAAAACCTGCGGAAAATCACCATGCTGACAAGTGAAGAGAGAGTGCTGTAGGCTGGTGGCCGGAGCTCCAGGAGGGCCCCCACTCTGCCCTGGCATCCACATCCTCCTCCAGCCCTCTGTATCTGGCAGCCCTGGGACCCTGGGCCTTAGCTGGGACATTTGTGATGTTTACACTTGCTCCTGTAAAAATGCATTGTCCCAGGGGCCTGCCTATCACCTCCCCCTGACCCTTCCAAAGCTGGGGGTCCCTAAGCTCCCAGGATTTTACTTTCGAACATCTATCTCTCCTGCTCCAAGAGGAAGCCACTACTGGGAAAATTTTCACAAAGCAGCTCTCCCTGGAGAGGCTTCTAAGCCCTGCTGAGATATTTCTGGCATAGTAAGAGAGAGACTAGGGCTTCCCTGGCCTGACAAGCCCTCCATTCTGCCCAGGCCTCCATGGGGCCCTGCTTCTCTGGGCAGCTCAACTCACTGGTCTCAGAGAACTTTCCTGCTTGTGTTTTTACCTACAGCTAGGTGTGAGGCAACTAATCAGAGCATTTCAGGACACCTGCCTTGAAAGCCAGTCGAGGGGAAAATGGTTCAAATGCAGCTGTCATTGGTAAGGAAGAGCAGGGCAGCTACTAGTGGCCCTGTGGCTCACATCATGGCAAGTGGTAAAAGTACTAACAAAGACAGCTTCTTAGAGCCTTTCCCCCACACCTT
It includes:
- the FAM107A gene encoding actin-associated protein FAM107A isoform X3, giving the protein MASMYSEIQRERADIGGLMARPEYREWNPELIKPKKLLNPVKASRSHQELHRELLMNHRRGLGVDSKPELQRVLEHRRRNQLIKKKMEELEAKRLQCPFEQELLRRQQRLNQLEKPPEQEEDHAPEFVKVRENLRKITMLTSEERVL
- the FAM107A gene encoding actin-associated protein FAM107A isoform X4; translated protein: MYSEIQRERADIGGLMARPEYREWNPELIKPKKLLNPVKASRSHQELHRELLMNHRRGLGVDSKPELQRVLEHRRRNQLIKKKMEELEAKRLQCPFEQELLRRQQRLNQLEKPPEQEEDHAPEFVKVRENLRKITMLTSEERVL
- the FAM107A gene encoding actin-associated protein FAM107A isoform X1 gives rise to the protein MPWPRPWLLSSAPAGRTPAWPPRPTQAWYPLRAMGTTQGKKKEYSPQAIFPNENKKQRLNGSASMYSEIQRERADIGGLMARPEYREWNPELIKPKKLLNPVKASRSHQELHRELLMNHRRGLGVDSKPELQRVLEHRRRNQLIKKKMEELEAKRLQCPFEQELLRRQQRLNQLEKPPEQEEDHAPEFVKVRENLRKITMLTSEERVL
- the FAM107A gene encoding actin-associated protein FAM107A isoform X2 → MAQRLGEPARGPAEATGLYRAVMLRSASMYSEIQRERADIGGLMARPEYREWNPELIKPKKLLNPVKASRSHQELHRELLMNHRRGLGVDSKPELQRVLEHRRRNQLIKKKMEELEAKRLQCPFEQELLRRQQRLNQLEKPPEQEEDHAPEFVKVRENLRKITMLTSEERVL